In one window of Dissulfuribacter thermophilus DNA:
- a CDS encoding TraM recognition domain-containing protein gives MIELFGRLLQWKNDKKFRIGTGIYLKDLPYPEATKLNIDLPEKFRNGHVGIFGTTRSGKTRLAENLIEWDIRQGKSVWIIDPKGDIELLSKIIQTCILTNRLDHFYFFSPFHLDISVKINPLAYWVIPEEIVHHVASSIASGKGDDADFFYKVSKEVLLVVVRSLQVLDVIAGRTPEFNLVRLNHFISYTDLKKLYTQLKQLTSSVGTVHLEGQPVKQIIENELLPKLAQMLAQKEDHFSKVSGSLRTELSQLTLGTINRLFSDVKENPIFERLINNQPTVFYCSTASLITRDTANIVGKIILSGLQSISGHFNAEGKKFNPPLAVHVDEASNVLYPGMDDLFNKAGGTNVHLTLLTQSLADFETAIGKAYCQKILDNLNTQIWLRTGSKETALYVADKAGKIKTYSPTLSIGGFSTAREMEKKVLSDTALTEFKPREFVAFIYEQSYMGYTSTVSPLHLNLIMPTLKWKKPSKNDSPAENVQEVLSEPDIKRFRRRYWAH, from the coding sequence ATGATCGAGCTCTTCGGAAGATTATTGCAATGGAAAAACGATAAAAAATTCCGTATTGGAACAGGCATTTATCTCAAAGACCTTCCATATCCAGAAGCTACAAAACTCAATATCGACCTTCCAGAGAAATTTAGAAACGGCCATGTAGGAATATTCGGTACAACAAGGTCTGGGAAAACAAGACTCGCTGAAAATCTGATTGAATGGGACATTAGACAGGGTAAATCCGTATGGATAATTGATCCAAAAGGAGATATTGAACTCCTTTCAAAGATAATTCAAACCTGTATCCTTACAAACAGACTCGACCACTTCTATTTCTTCTCACCTTTTCACCTAGATATCTCGGTGAAAATAAATCCTCTGGCGTACTGGGTGATTCCAGAAGAAATAGTGCACCATGTGGCGAGTAGTATTGCTTCCGGAAAAGGAGATGATGCGGACTTCTTCTACAAGGTGTCGAAAGAGGTCCTCCTTGTTGTGGTACGTTCTCTCCAGGTCCTGGATGTGATTGCCGGAAGAACCCCTGAATTCAACCTGGTTCGCCTCAATCATTTCATTTCATACACAGACCTGAAAAAATTATATACTCAGTTAAAACAACTAACCAGTTCCGTGGGAACAGTCCATCTCGAAGGACAACCTGTAAAGCAGATAATTGAAAATGAACTTTTACCAAAACTCGCACAAATGCTGGCCCAGAAAGAGGATCACTTTTCAAAGGTATCTGGTTCTCTTAGAACAGAACTCTCTCAACTCACACTCGGTACCATTAACAGGTTGTTCTCAGATGTAAAAGAAAACCCCATTTTTGAAAGACTTATCAATAACCAACCTACCGTATTTTACTGTTCAACAGCCAGCCTTATAACCAGGGATACGGCAAATATCGTTGGGAAAATCATCCTCTCCGGCCTTCAAAGCATCTCAGGCCATTTCAATGCTGAGGGTAAAAAATTCAATCCCCCTCTTGCAGTACACGTAGATGAAGCCAGCAATGTACTCTATCCAGGAATGGATGATTTGTTCAATAAGGCCGGTGGAACAAACGTACATCTAACTCTCCTTACCCAGTCTCTTGCTGATTTTGAAACCGCAATTGGTAAGGCATACTGCCAGAAAATACTGGATAACCTGAATACTCAAATCTGGCTCAGAACGGGAAGTAAAGAAACCGCACTATATGTGGCCGATAAGGCCGGTAAGATCAAAACTTACTCCCCAACTCTATCAATTGGTGGGTTCTCCACGGCAAGAGAAATGGAGAAAAAAGTACTTTCGGATACCGCGCTGACTGAATTTAAACCCAGGGAATTCGTAGCGTTTATATACGAACAATCATACATGGGCTACACATCCACGGTATCCCCGCTGCATCTAAATCTCATCATGCCCACGCTGAAATGGAAAAAACCCAGTAAGAACGATTCGCCAGCAGAAAACGTGCAGGAAGTTCTAAGCGAACCCGATATAAAGAGATTTAGAAGAAGATATTGGGCACACTAA
- a CDS encoding single-stranded DNA-binding protein, translated as MVKSVNKVILIGRLGADPEIRYTQAGTPVASFRIATNNRIKRGEEWVEEPEWHRIVAWNKLAEICEQYLKKGMLVYIEGQLRTRAWEDQDGNRRWTTEVHAREMQMLESKGSGSMEESELEPPPIDEDDVPF; from the coding sequence ATGGTAAAATCGGTAAACAAGGTTATCTTAATCGGAAGACTTGGGGCAGACCCAGAAATTCGCTACACACAGGCTGGAACGCCTGTAGCAAGCTTTAGAATAGCAACCAACAACCGGATAAAGAGAGGAGAAGAATGGGTAGAGGAACCCGAATGGCATCGCATAGTTGCTTGGAACAAGCTTGCAGAAATCTGTGAGCAGTATCTCAAAAAAGGAATGCTTGTCTATATTGAGGGTCAGCTTCGTACAAGGGCCTGGGAAGATCAGGATGGTAATAGGCGTTGGACAACTGAGGTACACGCAAGAGAAATGCAGATGCTTGAATCCAAGGGCTCAGGATCAATGGAAGAAAGCGAGCTTGAGCCCCCTCCAATTGATGAAGATGATGTGCCGTTTTAA